A genomic stretch from Kovacikia minuta CCNUW1 includes:
- a CDS encoding tRNA nucleotidyltransferase/poly(A) polymerase family protein, whose amino-acid sequence MPQIFEVGGKVRDELLGIKSKDADFSFVLTPTEAQDKKIHEAFQFMKDWMLEAGFRIFLETEDCLTIRAKFPPPHQALVADFVLARRELDYLPGTRKPVVVPGTLEDDLQRRDFTVNALAKSETGELIDLFNGRTDLAARVLRTPLPPMVTLADDPLRALRVVRFAVKLGFRLAPDLEEALHNLELPDLMATVSTDRIREELAKAMKVNTWDMLKLLNRLPEPLVRNWLERPGMWLMPTTRH is encoded by the coding sequence ATGCCACAAATTTTTGAAGTCGGTGGCAAAGTTCGGGATGAACTGCTTGGAATCAAAAGCAAGGATGCTGATTTCTCGTTTGTTCTCACGCCCACCGAGGCACAGGACAAGAAGATCCATGAGGCATTTCAGTTCATGAAAGATTGGATGCTGGAGGCAGGGTTCAGAATCTTTCTGGAAACAGAGGATTGCTTGACAATTCGTGCCAAGTTTCCACCGCCTCACCAGGCATTGGTGGCTGACTTTGTGCTGGCACGGCGGGAGTTAGATTACTTACCGGGAACGCGAAAGCCAGTGGTTGTTCCAGGAACTCTGGAAGATGACTTGCAGCGCCGCGACTTTACAGTGAATGCCTTGGCAAAGTCTGAAACAGGAGAACTGATTGACCTGTTTAACGGACGAACCGACTTGGCAGCACGGGTATTGAGAACACCTTTGCCACCAATGGTGACACTTGCAGATGACCCGCTCCGGGCACTGAGAGTTGTGCGCTTTGCGGTCAAATTGGGTTTTCGCTTGGCTCCGGATCTGGAGGAAGCTTTGCATAACCTAGAACTACCTGACCTGATGGCTACGGTTAGCACCGATCGCATTCGAGAGGAGTTAGCCAAAGCCATGAAGGTCAACACCTGGGATATGCTCAAGCTGTTAAACCGTCTTCCAGAACCGCTAGTGAGGAACTGGCTAGAGCGACCGGGGATGTGGCTGATGCCTACAACGCGGCACTAA
- a CDS encoding vWA domain-containing protein — translation MNNTERDLRLEMLNSLLTTPHRKLEQVAEIHKLIVELDPIFYGHLAVWYQRNGDVRDHKEVFVAHLLTSNLTEHRDAGFVMLQEFPPYQVARVVDFMKQHRNKLPRSARTAVQRYLKVRESNPALFDRAALRGRKAMKHLYASLHIKPDERANAILFRDQPPVGSLADVLKQLAKAESAAEQARLIVEFKLPYAIAIGAIKQLTPTVLVALINSMTPQEVINNLKSLKVRGAMDHPEVKALIDAKLDEAAKSARVAAFKAQIAADAADLDDDTLARLEKVTNEQVKRRGVIARPTALLVDKSGSMEHAIELGKRLAALISGITQTDLFVYAFDNIPYPVTAQGKELTDWERAFQHIKAGGGTSIGAPLEAMRKKKQVVDQIIVVTDEGENAAPYFGEVYKTYCRELATMPNVVIVRVGGYCNWLESQLKGQQAPVETFTFAGDYYSLPNLVPLLTRPSRLDLLMEILDTPLPVRSDK, via the coding sequence ATGAACAACACTGAACGCGATTTACGTCTAGAAATGCTCAACAGCTTGCTCACCACCCCTCACCGCAAGCTGGAGCAAGTGGCAGAAATCCACAAATTGATCGTTGAACTTGACCCGATCTTCTACGGGCATCTGGCAGTGTGGTATCAGCGGAATGGGGACGTGCGCGACCACAAGGAAGTGTTTGTCGCTCATCTACTGACCAGCAATTTGACTGAACACCGTGATGCTGGCTTCGTCATGCTGCAAGAGTTTCCGCCTTATCAGGTCGCTCGTGTGGTGGACTTTATGAAGCAGCACCGCAACAAGCTACCCCGTTCTGCTCGCACTGCCGTACAGCGGTATCTGAAGGTGCGGGAAAGCAACCCTGCCTTGTTCGATCGCGCCGCTCTGCGAGGACGCAAGGCAATGAAGCACCTGTATGCCTCGTTGCACATCAAGCCTGACGAGCGGGCAAATGCCATTCTGTTCCGTGACCAGCCTCCCGTAGGTTCGCTAGCAGATGTGCTGAAGCAGCTTGCAAAGGCAGAAAGTGCCGCAGAACAGGCACGGCTGATTGTCGAGTTTAAGTTGCCCTATGCGATCGCCATTGGTGCGATCAAGCAACTGACTCCCACAGTTCTGGTGGCGTTAATCAACAGCATGACCCCACAAGAAGTGATCAACAACCTCAAGTCGTTGAAGGTAAGAGGGGCAATGGATCACCCAGAGGTGAAGGCATTGATTGATGCCAAGCTGGATGAGGCAGCGAAGAGTGCGCGAGTTGCCGCATTCAAAGCACAGATTGCAGCCGATGCAGCGGATCTTGATGACGATACCCTTGCTCGGTTGGAGAAGGTAACGAATGAGCAGGTAAAGCGGCGCGGTGTCATTGCCCGTCCGACTGCTTTGCTCGTAGACAAGTCGGGTTCGATGGAGCATGCGATCGAGTTAGGAAAGCGACTCGCTGCCCTGATCTCTGGCATTACTCAAACAGACCTGTTTGTTTACGCCTTCGACAACATCCCTTATCCCGTCACTGCCCAGGGTAAGGAGTTGACCGACTGGGAGCGGGCATTCCAGCACATCAAGGCTGGAGGTGGTACGAGCATTGGTGCGCCTCTGGAAGCGATGCGGAAGAAGAAGCAGGTGGTTGACCAGATCATCGTCGTGACGGACGAAGGTGAGAATGCGGCTCCCTACTTCGGTGAGGTTTACAAGACCTACTGCCGGGAGTTGGCAACCATGCCCAATGTGGTAATCGTTCGCGTAGGGGGTTACTGCAACTGGCTGGAGAGTCAACTGAAGGGACAGCAGGCACCTGTAGAAACGTTTACCTTTGCGGGAGACTACTACAGCTTGCCGAACCTGGTTCCGCTGCTGACCCGTCCTTCTCGTCTAGACCTGCTGATGGAGATTCTAGACACACCGCTGCCTGTGCGATCGGATAAGTAG
- a CDS encoding alr0857 family protein — translation MLKLNYTDVGLYMERTMTNPERLIAQRVLLAMRLGQTLYVEPGHASFLLPADIPELKVLETALYQEYGSAVTLIAVNEAFVEVGLSGSWIAEDKDAHEGMFLAVMSDSLSPFGAATPTETLRERIERFIYKLWQMSETHISSPA, via the coding sequence ATGTTGAAGCTGAATTACACCGACGTGGGGCTGTACATGGAGCGGACCATGACCAACCCCGAACGGTTGATTGCCCAGCGAGTGCTTTTGGCAATGCGGTTAGGGCAAACGCTCTATGTTGAACCCGGTCATGCCTCCTTTCTGCTGCCTGCTGATATTCCTGAACTGAAAGTGCTGGAGACGGCACTATATCAGGAGTACGGCTCAGCCGTCACCCTCATTGCTGTCAATGAGGCGTTTGTCGAGGTCGGACTGAGCGGAAGTTGGATTGCCGAGGACAAGGACGCTCACGAAGGGATGTTCTTGGCGGTGATGAGCGATTCTCTTAGCCCCTTTGGGGCGGCTACGCCAACAGAGACACTTCGTGAACGAATTGAGCGTTTCATCTACAAGTTGTGGCAGATGAGCGAAACCCACATTTCCTCTCCAGCTTAG
- a CDS encoding HNH endonuclease, which translates to MQIEQRQKIPILQNQVVVFSKNYLPLARINLKRAIVLLVTGQAETLEFSSTQQWEVRSPSVVLQIPDHIRLTSGNPERHWKVPPVNRREVFRRDNHTCQYCGSTKHLTLDHVIPRSKGGTHTWDNVVTACEKCNSSKGDRLLHETGMVLRTKPKAPMHPAIAFAEQFWKEQQPVDT; encoded by the coding sequence ATGCAGATCGAACAGCGACAGAAAATTCCCATACTCCAGAACCAGGTGGTGGTGTTCTCTAAGAACTACTTGCCCCTGGCACGAATAAACCTGAAACGGGCGATCGTTTTACTGGTTACCGGACAGGCAGAGACCCTGGAATTTAGTAGCACCCAGCAATGGGAAGTCCGCTCTCCCAGTGTCGTACTACAAATCCCAGATCACATTCGTTTGACCAGTGGCAATCCAGAGCGGCATTGGAAGGTTCCTCCTGTAAATCGTCGGGAAGTCTTTCGTCGCGACAACCACACCTGTCAGTACTGCGGCAGCACCAAGCACCTGACGCTGGATCACGTCATTCCCCGCTCAAAAGGCGGAACCCACACCTGGGACAACGTGGTGACCGCCTGTGAGAAGTGCAATTCCAGTAAGGGCGATCGTCTCTTACATGAAACCGGAATGGTACTCAGAACCAAACCTAAAGCACCGATGCACCCTGCCATTGCGTTCGCTGAGCAGTTCTGGAAGGAACAGCAACCTGTTGACACCTGA
- a CDS encoding Uma2 family endonuclease has product MVRESSPQTQSNQGQSYPPLQSGDCLTRSEFERRYAASLHIKKAELIEGTVYVASPLRHEQHGKPHSRVMTWLGVYQAMTPGVDLSDAPTVRLDLDNEPQPDAVLFVEANAGGQTRISLDGYIEGSPELIVEIAASSAAIDTGSKKQVYRRNGVLEYVIWQSYDNQLEWFWLTDGEYQLLSPDSDGIIRSRVFPGLWLVVEALLSNQMARVLEVLQTGLQSPEHEAFVEQLRRRK; this is encoded by the coding sequence ATGGTTCGAGAATCTTCGCCTCAAACGCAATCCAACCAAGGGCAGAGCTATCCTCCCCTACAAAGTGGCGATTGCCTCACTCGCTCTGAATTTGAACGACGGTATGCGGCATCTCTCCACATCAAGAAAGCAGAACTGATCGAAGGAACTGTGTACGTGGCATCTCCCTTACGACATGAGCAGCACGGCAAACCCCACAGTCGAGTCATGACATGGCTAGGAGTCTATCAGGCGATGACTCCGGGTGTGGATTTAAGCGATGCACCAACGGTCAGGCTGGATTTAGATAATGAGCCGCAACCAGATGCCGTGCTGTTTGTTGAAGCAAATGCCGGTGGACAGACTCGCATCAGCCTTGATGGCTATATTGAAGGATCGCCAGAATTGATTGTGGAAATTGCTGCTAGCAGTGCAGCCATTGATACCGGAAGCAAGAAGCAAGTCTATCGTCGCAATGGAGTACTGGAATATGTGATCTGGCAATCCTATGACAACCAACTGGAGTGGTTTTGGCTGACAGATGGGGAGTATCAATTACTCTCTCCTGATTCCGATGGCATCATTCGCAGTCGGGTATTTCCAGGGTTGTGGTTGGTGGTGGAAGCGTTGTTGAGTAATCAGATGGCGCGGGTGTTAGAAGTTTTGCAGACAGGGTTGCAGTCACCGGAGCATGAGGCGTTTGTGGAGCAGTTGAGAAGGAGGAAGTAG
- a CDS encoding DUF4058 family protein, with the protein MPSLFPGMDLYLEYPAFWSSFHTRFMVAIADAITPQLGSQYYVEVESRTYQSDEADEELLIGIPDAIVFAGRADATLTEPPVSETTAVTTQLRPEKVFVPMPIEVKQRYLEVREMTTDTVITVVELLSPTNKRSGEGRTAYEKKRQLILGSATHLVEIDLLRGGKPMAVRGTRSNSTYRILISRSHQRPAAELYGFDLQHPLPSFPIPLKPEDPEPIVPFQVIFSDLYDRARYATRIDYRQPLPPPALSELDQQWVEALLAPLQDA; encoded by the coding sequence ATGCCATCGCTGTTTCCAGGAATGGATCTTTACCTTGAATATCCCGCTTTCTGGTCGTCGTTTCATACTCGATTCATGGTAGCGATCGCGGATGCCATTACCCCTCAACTCGGTTCGCAGTATTATGTCGAAGTAGAGTCCCGCACCTATCAAAGTGATGAGGCTGATGAGGAGTTACTGATTGGTATTCCAGATGCGATCGTCTTTGCTGGAAGAGCCGATGCTACATTGACGGAACCCCCTGTGTCAGAAACGACCGCCGTCACTACCCAATTGCGCCCGGAGAAGGTCTTTGTGCCCATGCCGATCGAAGTGAAACAGCGCTATTTGGAAGTGCGGGAGATGACAACTGATACTGTGATTACGGTGGTTGAACTCCTATCACCGACCAATAAGCGCAGTGGCGAAGGACGAACTGCCTATGAGAAGAAGCGGCAGTTGATTTTGGGGAGTGCCACTCATTTAGTCGAAATTGACTTGCTGCGGGGGGGGAAACCGATGGCGGTGCGAGGCACACGCTCCAACTCCACGTATCGAATCTTGATTAGCCGTAGTCACCAGCGTCCAGCAGCAGAGCTTTACGGGTTTGACCTGCAACACCCCTTACCGAGCTTTCCCATCCCACTCAAGCCAGAAGATCCAGAACCGATCGTTCCATTTCAAGTCATCTTTTCGGATCTTTACGATCGTGCGCGTTATGCCACTCGCATTGATTATCGTCAGCCGCTCCCACCTCCAGCCCTATCTGAGCTGGATCAACAGTGGGTCGAAGCATTGCTCGCTCCTTTGCAAGATGCGTAA
- a CDS encoding tyrosine-type recombinase/integrase: MPCFYPVIAMKRPDIPDPIIVHLVGGKETTKIPAVGNMSPTDLRQMKVDEFMAARSLKPKSEQAYRRDLQYFMDWTQQAWANVTRRQVAQFKQYLLQERRLAANSANRILRTLKTFYKWMLESEYVTSDPTTGVKQEKVPEAQSQELEDEEVERIYAAIAEVSHDPVRDRALFSVLLHGLRAEEAINLNFEDYDGQQVVIRAAKHDSVGEVPLTRPARADLNAYVQQRQTQAESTGQKVTAESPLFVSNSNRSKGQRLTYWGVQEVMSQLAEHTGIDLHAHRGRHTFCTNLIVKLEMDTALAMELSRHRDHLQLQTLYQP, encoded by the coding sequence ATGCCTTGTTTTTACCCCGTGATCGCGATGAAACGTCCAGATATTCCAGACCCCATCATTGTGCATCTCGTCGGTGGCAAAGAGACTACCAAGATTCCTGCTGTTGGAAATATGTCTCCGACGGATCTTAGGCAAATGAAGGTGGATGAGTTTATGGCAGCACGATCGCTCAAGCCCAAGAGTGAACAGGCTTACCGACGCGATTTGCAGTACTTCATGGACTGGACACAACAGGCATGGGCGAATGTGACTCGGCGTCAGGTGGCGCAGTTCAAGCAATATCTGTTGCAAGAACGGAGGCTGGCAGCTAATTCTGCCAATCGTATTTTACGGACGCTCAAGACCTTTTATAAGTGGATGCTGGAGTCGGAATACGTCACGAGTGATCCGACAACTGGGGTGAAGCAGGAGAAGGTGCCAGAAGCGCAATCCCAAGAGCTTGAGGATGAAGAGGTCGAGCGGATTTACGCTGCGATCGCAGAGGTCAGCCATGACCCGGTGCGCGATCGTGCCTTGTTCTCAGTACTGCTGCATGGTTTGCGGGCAGAGGAAGCCATTAACCTTAATTTTGAAGACTATGATGGGCAGCAAGTTGTCATCCGAGCCGCAAAACATGACAGCGTAGGGGAAGTGCCACTGACTCGACCAGCACGGGCAGATCTCAATGCTTATGTGCAGCAGCGGCAGACGCAGGCAGAGTCTACCGGACAAAAAGTTACGGCTGAAAGTCCCTTATTTGTCTCGAACTCGAACCGCAGCAAAGGTCAACGGCTGACGTATTGGGGAGTGCAGGAGGTGATGAGCCAGCTTGCCGAACATACGGGGATAGACTTGCACGCGCATCGCGGTCGGCATACGTTCTGTACTAACTTAATTGTCAAGTTGGAGATGGATACGGCTCTAGCGATGGAGCTATCGCGCCATCGCGATCATTTGCAGCTTCAAACGTTATACCAACCGTAA
- the rarD gene encoding EamA family transporter RarD, which produces MRILSNFRSASNSGALYAVFAYTAWGLLPLYWKLFGSVPAIEVLSHRIVWSALFLVGLLLLQQRLPEFVTVLRSPQQLSFLLLTATILTSNWGLYIYGVNSDRVVETSLGYYINPLVNVLLGVLFLNERLSRMQMSAVALAAIGVAIFIWRLGTIPWIALALALSFGVYGLLRKSAAIAPMVGLTIETLLITPIAIGLMSYWSIVGTTHWGQSDRITALFMGCGVITSLPLLWFNTAAKRLRLSTLGFFQYLAPSLQLLLGVFLYHEPFTLTHFITFGLVWSAIGLYVISSLRATSVQTSA; this is translated from the coding sequence GTGCGTATTTTGTCTAACTTCCGTTCAGCTTCAAACTCTGGGGCGCTTTACGCTGTCTTCGCCTATACTGCTTGGGGACTACTGCCGCTCTACTGGAAGTTGTTCGGTTCCGTTCCAGCTATCGAAGTTCTCAGTCATCGCATTGTGTGGTCAGCCCTGTTCCTGGTGGGGCTACTGTTGCTCCAGCAACGGCTACCAGAATTTGTCACAGTATTGCGATCGCCTCAGCAATTGAGTTTTCTACTGCTCACAGCCACTATCCTGACATCTAACTGGGGACTATACATCTATGGTGTGAATAGTGATCGAGTCGTGGAAACAAGCTTAGGCTACTACATAAATCCCTTGGTTAACGTCCTGCTGGGAGTCCTGTTTCTCAATGAGCGGCTCAGTCGAATGCAAATGAGTGCGGTTGCCTTAGCTGCGATCGGAGTCGCAATCTTCATCTGGCGATTGGGAACTATTCCTTGGATTGCGCTAGCATTAGCGCTCTCATTTGGTGTTTACGGCTTGCTGCGAAAGTCAGCCGCGATTGCTCCAATGGTAGGGTTGACTATAGAAACACTATTGATCACGCCGATCGCGATTGGATTGATGAGCTACTGGTCGATAGTTGGAACGACTCACTGGGGACAGAGTGACAGGATTACTGCCCTGTTTATGGGATGTGGCGTGATCACGTCTCTACCCTTGTTGTGGTTCAACACGGCTGCAAAACGCCTCCGTCTCTCAACGTTAGGTTTCTTTCAATACCTGGCACCGAGTTTGCAACTATTGTTGGGCGTATTTCTCTATCACGAGCCATTTACGCTGACTCACTTCATCACGTTTGGGCTTGTTTGGAGTGCAATTGGGCTGTATGTCATCTCTTCACTGCGGGCAACCAGTGTTCAAACATCAGCCTGA
- a CDS encoding PDDEXK nuclease domain-containing protein, with the protein MAKNFLTSPANYDDFLNSLKEHIRRSQVQAALAVNQELILLYWQIGWEILSKEQDQGWGAKVVERLALDLKREFPEMKGFSARNIRYMKSFAEAYPDETILQRCVAKLPWRHNIALLEKLKARDERLWYAEQAVENGWSRDVLVLQIESQLHLRMGGATTNFEQILPKPQSDLANSLLKDPYHLEFLSLGKDAQERDLENALVTHIRDFLLELGVGFAFVGSQFPIDVDGREYRIDMLFYHLRLRCYVVVELKIGDFQPSFGSQVNFYISAIDDLVRHPDDQPTIGLILCTSKSKTVVEYALRNLSTPIGVATHRFTKHIEENLPSVEQLEMELEAIASEVTAEAKDTEE; encoded by the coding sequence GTGGCTAAAAACTTCCTTACCTCTCCAGCAAATTATGATGACTTCCTGAACTCGCTTAAGGAACATATTCGACGCTCTCAAGTTCAGGCAGCGCTAGCAGTTAACCAGGAGCTAATCCTACTCTATTGGCAAATCGGCTGGGAAATTCTGTCTAAGGAGCAGGATCAGGGTTGGGGAGCGAAAGTTGTGGAGCGGCTAGCCCTAGACTTGAAACGAGAATTTCCTGAGATGAAAGGATTTTCTGCCCGGAACATACGCTATATGAAGTCCTTCGCAGAAGCCTATCCTGACGAGACAATTTTGCAACGATGCGTTGCAAAATTACCGTGGCGGCATAACATTGCCCTGCTTGAGAAGTTGAAAGCGAGGGATGAGCGGCTTTGGTATGCAGAACAGGCAGTTGAAAATGGTTGGAGCAGAGACGTACTGGTTCTTCAAATTGAGAGCCAACTTCATCTTCGCATGGGTGGCGCAACAACCAATTTTGAGCAAATACTTCCCAAGCCGCAATCTGATCTTGCCAATAGTTTACTGAAGGACCCCTATCATCTAGAGTTTTTATCTCTAGGCAAAGATGCTCAAGAGCGAGATTTAGAGAATGCCCTGGTCACTCATATTCGAGATTTCTTACTAGAACTGGGGGTTGGGTTTGCTTTTGTTGGCAGCCAATTTCCGATCGATGTCGATGGCAGGGAGTACCGAATTGACATGCTTTTTTACCACCTGCGGCTTCGTTGTTACGTGGTAGTGGAATTAAAGATTGGGGATTTTCAACCCAGTTTTGGCTCTCAGGTCAATTTTTATATCTCTGCGATCGACGATTTAGTTCGGCATCCTGATGATCAGCCTACAATTGGTCTGATTTTATGTACATCTAAAAGCAAGACAGTGGTTGAGTATGCGCTCCGAAACCTCAGCACTCCTATTGGAGTGGCTACTCATCGTTTCACAAAGCATATTGAGGAAAACCTTCCATCTGTAGAACAGCTAGAAATGGAGTTGGAAGCAATTGCGTCTGAAGTTACTGCTGAAGCTAAAGATACTGAGGAGTAG
- a CDS encoding ParB/RepB/Spo0J family partition protein, protein MAKRDRLDVDSFFSEVDQNQEVYNLRERLKTLEDQLNEQVNHEQHLVAEIEQLRAQSQAQDSPQLQNQIGELREHLKQSQGTHQYPVEKIQPNPDQPRKTFTEEVESMALSLQQEGQLDPIILFEDGMLFDGECRWRAAKGLGWDTIEAVFTAKPDQPKALRRRAYLTTLHRRGLNALDKAETLVAIACDEIPDLPPEEVPRIINRVLTRLKRRKQSLGERLHLQPSEQQQAVLQQLEVDPVEFQVFLILLGLQEHPASLNRNIFPALNLTSDLKAAVREQSLGCAQALILNRLSAADLGVSERQALKLREKGIREVIDQNLSTAQTQQWVTQQKSQDTQSSTSATRDKQVDRFLSSIQKLDLTNTEASPEQLRELQQMLEDRLKHVKQLLK, encoded by the coding sequence GTGGCAAAGCGAGATCGACTCGACGTGGATAGCTTTTTTTCTGAAGTTGATCAAAACCAAGAGGTTTACAATCTGCGGGAACGACTCAAGACGCTTGAAGATCAGCTCAATGAACAGGTTAATCATGAACAACATCTGGTTGCCGAAATTGAGCAGTTGCGAGCACAGTCTCAAGCACAAGACAGTCCGCAGTTGCAGAATCAAATTGGCGAGTTACGGGAACACCTGAAGCAAAGCCAGGGGACCCATCAGTATCCAGTTGAGAAAATTCAGCCAAATCCCGATCAGCCTCGTAAAACATTTACTGAAGAAGTGGAGTCAATGGCGCTTTCTCTTCAGCAGGAGGGGCAACTTGACCCCATTATCTTGTTTGAAGATGGTATGTTGTTTGATGGAGAGTGCCGCTGGCGGGCCGCCAAAGGTTTAGGCTGGGACACGATAGAGGCTGTCTTCACTGCAAAACCCGACCAGCCAAAGGCTCTGCGCCGTAGAGCTTATCTCACGACCTTACATCGACGTGGCTTAAATGCTCTTGATAAAGCAGAGACACTGGTCGCGATTGCGTGTGATGAAATTCCTGATTTACCTCCAGAAGAAGTTCCACGGATCATTAATCGGGTTTTGACCCGTTTGAAGCGAAGAAAGCAAAGCTTGGGAGAACGTTTACATTTACAGCCTAGTGAGCAACAGCAAGCTGTTCTACAGCAACTTGAGGTTGATCCTGTTGAATTTCAGGTCTTTCTAATTCTTCTAGGATTGCAAGAGCACCCAGCCTCGCTGAATCGAAACATTTTTCCGGCTTTGAATCTCACTTCAGATTTGAAAGCAGCGGTACGTGAACAATCACTTGGTTGTGCCCAAGCTTTAATTCTAAATCGGCTTTCGGCAGCAGACCTTGGTGTTTCAGAGCGGCAAGCTTTGAAACTGCGTGAAAAAGGGATTCGAGAAGTTATCGATCAGAATCTTTCTACAGCGCAGACTCAACAGTGGGTAACTCAACAAAAATCACAAGATACACAGTCCTCTACCTCTGCAACCCGAGACAAACAAGTCGATCGCTTTCTATCCAGTATCCAGAAGTTAGACTTAACCAACACAGAAGCTTCGCCGGAACAATTACGAGAACTTCAACAAATGCTTGAAGACAGACTTAAGCATGTCAAACAATTGTTGAAATAA
- a CDS encoding ParA family protein: MLNQMRLAIMTGAGGVGKTTLAANLGFEVARLGYKVAIFDLDPQGSLNVACRLNKTPAPKATTAWIYSGFFDGSYTLVPVWDQHIKELEVFQGGSALFKVMPNLAQAGGSHLLQEALSEYPLTHDLIIFDCPATLEQIPKSALIAATHLLVPLMPDAKAIDGTRVLLDWYAANVQELQLSPPPTFLGFVINNVEDGAEHQRLSKELPPRYEARGYRVFPAIKHYTAFTNAWSEAVPLRVHRATHPALEPIEVIAKAIQQEIKGGKRGKARSTRRG, encoded by the coding sequence ATGCTCAATCAGATGCGACTAGCTATTATGACGGGGGCTGGAGGTGTTGGGAAAACCACCCTGGCGGCAAATCTTGGTTTTGAAGTGGCTCGATTAGGGTACAAAGTTGCTATTTTTGATCTTGATCCGCAAGGGTCTCTCAATGTAGCTTGTCGATTAAACAAGACTCCCGCACCCAAAGCAACTACAGCTTGGATTTACTCTGGTTTTTTTGATGGGTCTTATACTTTGGTTCCAGTATGGGATCAGCATATAAAGGAATTAGAGGTGTTTCAAGGAGGGAGTGCTCTGTTTAAGGTTATGCCCAATCTTGCTCAGGCAGGTGGAAGTCATCTTTTGCAAGAAGCTCTTTCTGAATACCCGCTTACTCACGATTTGATCATTTTTGATTGCCCAGCTACATTGGAACAGATTCCAAAGTCTGCCCTAATTGCAGCTACACATCTGCTGGTTCCTCTAATGCCAGATGCTAAGGCGATTGATGGGACACGGGTATTGCTGGATTGGTATGCAGCTAATGTTCAAGAGCTTCAACTATCTCCACCACCTACTTTTCTAGGCTTTGTGATTAACAATGTAGAAGATGGAGCAGAACACCAGCGCCTTTCAAAGGAACTTCCTCCAAGATATGAAGCACGAGGTTATCGAGTATTTCCTGCGATTAAGCATTACACTGCCTTTACGAATGCTTGGTCGGAGGCAGTTCCGTTGAGGGTACATCGAGCGACTCATCCAGCTTTGGAGCCAATTGAGGTGATTGCTAAAGCGATTCAGCAAGAAATTAAGGGAGGAAAACGTGGCAAAGCGAGATCGACTCGACGTGGATAG